The following proteins are encoded in a genomic region of Enterocloster clostridioformis:
- a CDS encoding RidA family protein, with the protein MNVISTEKAPGAIGPYSQGFEVNGVIYTSGQIPVNPADGSVAEDIAGQAEQSCKNVGAILEAAGSGFDKVFKTTCFLADMGDFATFNEVYAKYFTSKPARSCVAVKTLPKGVLCEIEAIAVK; encoded by the coding sequence ATGAACGTAATCAGCACAGAAAAGGCACCAGGCGCAATCGGACCATACTCCCAGGGATTTGAGGTTAATGGAGTTATCTACACATCCGGTCAGATACCGGTAAATCCGGCAGACGGCAGCGTTGCAGAGGACATCGCAGGACAGGCTGAACAGAGCTGCAAGAACGTAGGCGCCATCCTGGAAGCAGCAGGCAGCGGCTTTGACAAGGTATTTAAGACCACCTGCTTCCTGGCAGATATGGGCGATTTTGCAACATTTAACGAAGTATATGCTAAGTATTTCACTTCCAAACCAGCCAGAAGCTGTGTGGCAGTTAAGACCCTTCCAAAGGGCGTTCTGTGTGAAATCGAGGCAATTGCTGTTAAATAA
- a CDS encoding SanA/YdcF family protein produces the protein MDKIAILKKAVKILLVLGLAGCLVLFLINLYMIRREKPNIISADDAAALGDVDCIMVLGCSVRPDGTPSGMLRDRLDKGIELYEGGVSDRLLMSGDHGRANYDEVNRMKQYAIDEGIPSGDIFMDHAGFSTYESMYRARDIFQVKKIIIVTQRYHMYRALYVAQAMGMEAYGVESDPRQYGGQKMRDLRELLARPKDLIYTIVMPKPTYLGDAIPVSGDGNVTNDKEENRDRNESGQK, from the coding sequence ATGGATAAAATAGCGATTCTGAAAAAAGCGGTTAAGATACTTCTGGTATTGGGACTGGCAGGATGTCTGGTTCTGTTCCTCATAAACCTGTACATGATCCGGCGAGAAAAACCCAATATCATCAGCGCGGATGATGCGGCAGCCCTTGGAGATGTGGACTGTATCATGGTACTGGGCTGCAGTGTCAGGCCCGACGGCACGCCATCCGGCATGCTTCGGGACAGGCTGGACAAGGGAATAGAGCTGTATGAGGGCGGTGTGTCGGACCGCCTTCTCATGAGCGGAGACCATGGTCGTGCGAACTATGACGAGGTAAACCGGATGAAGCAGTATGCCATTGATGAGGGCATTCCTTCCGGGGATATTTTCATGGATCACGCAGGATTCTCCACCTATGAGAGCATGTACCGGGCCAGGGACATTTTCCAGGTAAAGAAGATTATCATTGTTACCCAGCGCTATCATATGTACCGGGCTCTTTATGTGGCGCAGGCCATGGGGATGGAGGCATACGGCGTGGAGTCAGATCCCAGGCAGTACGGCGGCCAGAAAATGAGGGACCTGAGAGAACTGCTGGCCAGACCCAAGGATTTGATTTATACCATTGTAATGCCTAAGCCCACCTATCTGGGAGATGCCATACCAGTCAGCGGAGACGGCAACGTTACCAATGATAAGGAAGAAAACCGGGATAGGAACGAGTCCGGTCAGAAGTAA
- a CDS encoding flavin reductase, which produces MDSKAFFKLSYGVYIISTSADGRESGCVINTLTQVTSSPARLSIALNKENYTFKLIETSGTFSAVVLSDDVEMDLIRRFGFQCGKDVEKYDGIPHGRDSLYNPYPTEGVCARFTCRVVSSMDVGTHMIIVGEAVEAEVLDSQTPALTYSNYHLKKNGTTPPKAPSYQADTDKVTGWRCSVCGYILESETLPPDFICPVCGKDASYFVKL; this is translated from the coding sequence ATGGATTCAAAAGCATTTTTCAAATTAAGTTACGGCGTTTACATTATTTCCACCAGCGCAGACGGCAGGGAAAGCGGCTGTGTCATCAACACTCTGACCCAGGTTACATCATCTCCCGCCAGGTTATCCATTGCTCTTAACAAGGAAAACTATACATTTAAGCTGATTGAGACATCCGGCACTTTCTCCGCGGTGGTACTTTCCGACGATGTGGAAATGGATCTGATTAGACGTTTTGGTTTCCAGTGCGGCAAGGATGTGGAGAAATACGACGGCATTCCACATGGACGGGACAGTCTCTATAATCCATATCCCACAGAAGGCGTCTGTGCCCGGTTCACCTGCCGTGTTGTATCCTCCATGGACGTGGGAACCCATATGATTATTGTGGGCGAGGCAGTGGAGGCAGAAGTCCTGGATTCCCAGACACCGGCGCTTACCTATTCCAATTACCATCTGAAGAAAAACGGAACTACTCCGCCAAAGGCTCCTTCCTATCAGGCGGACACTGACAAGGTTACCGGATGGCGCTGCTCCGTATGCGGATATATTTTGGAGTCTGAGACATTGCCTCCTGACTTTATCTGTCCGGTCTGCGGCAAGGATGCCAGCTATTTCGTAAAACTGTAG
- a CDS encoding gamma-glutamyl-gamma-aminobutyrate hydrolase family protein → MKPVIGIIPLFDEEKDSIWMVPGYMDGIRRAGAVPMILPLVCDQADLRQINSMCSGYLFTGGHDVDPSLYGEEKSGLCGPACMERDRLEQNVFRMAWEDHKAVLGICRGLQLINVLMGGTLFQDLPSEFQGTCSIEHHMKPPYSRVCHQVELVQDGPLCKLLGRNSMGVNSYHHQGIKKLAPGLKATAVAEDGLVEGIYAPDREYIQAVQWHPEFMSPGDADAGKIFRSFIEGSKGNA, encoded by the coding sequence ATGAAACCGGTGATTGGAATTATACCATTATTTGACGAGGAAAAGGACAGTATCTGGATGGTACCCGGATATATGGACGGAATCCGCCGGGCAGGCGCAGTTCCCATGATATTGCCGCTTGTCTGTGACCAGGCGGATTTACGCCAGATAAACAGCATGTGCAGCGGGTATCTGTTTACAGGCGGACATGATGTGGACCCATCTCTATACGGTGAGGAGAAGAGCGGCCTGTGCGGTCCTGCCTGTATGGAGAGGGACCGGCTGGAACAAAACGTGTTCCGCATGGCGTGGGAGGACCACAAGGCGGTACTTGGAATCTGCCGGGGTCTGCAATTGATTAATGTTCTTATGGGAGGCACTCTGTTTCAGGATCTGCCCTCCGAATTTCAGGGTACGTGCAGCATAGAGCATCATATGAAGCCGCCGTACAGCCGTGTCTGCCATCAGGTGGAACTGGTGCAAGACGGACCGTTATGCAAACTCCTGGGAAGGAACAGCATGGGAGTGAACAGTTATCACCACCAGGGAATCAAAAAGTTGGCTCCGGGGCTTAAGGCCACGGCCGTGGCAGAGGACGGACTGGTGGAAGGGATATACGCGCCTGACAGGGAGTACATACAGGCTGTGCAGTGGCATCCGGAGTTCATGTCTCCGGGTGACGCTGATGCGGGAAAGATATTTCGATCATTCATAGAAGGAAGTAAGGGAAATGCATAG
- a CDS encoding MATE family efflux transporter produces MHRDLTTGSITGTMLRFALPMITGNLLQQFYNIADTLIVGRYLGVQALAAVGAAYALMSFLTSILLGLCMGSGAVFSLRYGEKNERMLKSSMFVSFVLVAAVALVLNTAVFLFIDPIMYLLCVPVEIYGFMREYLWVIFFGISAVFLYNYFACLLRAVGNSFIPLVFLGISALLNVGLDLVFVLVFKWGVAGAGAATVVSQFVSGIGICLYTYLKMPEFRINRSYMKMDRKVLAEISGFSFLTCVQQSVMNFGILMVQGLVNSFGAVVMAAFAAAVKIDSFAYMPVQDFGNAFSTFIAQNYGAGRHDRVEKGIKSAVTASVLFCLVISFIVCVFARELMLVFVQPQEAEILAVGVQYLRIEGTFYCGIGCLFLLYGLYRAVRKPEMSVVLTVISLGTRVVLAYILSAIPGIGVVGIWVSVPIGWFLADCTGFAYYWMKRRAILGQGGN; encoded by the coding sequence ATGCATAGAGATTTGACTACAGGTTCCATTACAGGAACCATGCTGCGGTTCGCACTTCCCATGATAACAGGAAATCTTTTGCAGCAGTTTTATAATATAGCGGATACACTGATTGTGGGCCGGTATCTGGGGGTACAGGCACTGGCGGCTGTTGGGGCCGCCTATGCGCTGATGTCATTTCTTACCTCCATTCTTCTGGGGCTGTGCATGGGAAGCGGGGCTGTGTTTTCCCTGCGCTATGGTGAAAAGAATGAGAGAATGCTTAAATCCAGCATGTTCGTGTCGTTTGTACTTGTAGCGGCAGTGGCTCTGGTTCTGAATACTGCGGTTTTCCTGTTTATTGACCCAATTATGTACCTGTTGTGTGTACCCGTGGAAATCTATGGCTTTATGCGAGAATATCTGTGGGTCATATTTTTTGGCATCAGCGCTGTGTTTTTGTACAACTATTTTGCCTGTCTGCTGAGAGCCGTAGGGAACTCTTTTATACCGCTGGTGTTTCTTGGCATTTCAGCCCTGCTGAATGTGGGATTGGATTTGGTATTTGTCCTTGTCTTTAAATGGGGTGTTGCCGGTGCCGGTGCAGCCACTGTTGTTTCCCAGTTTGTGTCAGGCATTGGAATCTGTCTGTATACATATTTAAAGATGCCTGAATTCAGGATAAACAGAAGCTATATGAAAATGGACCGGAAGGTTCTGGCGGAAATATCCGGTTTTTCGTTTTTGACCTGCGTTCAGCAGTCTGTGATGAATTTCGGTATATTGATGGTCCAGGGACTGGTCAACAGCTTTGGCGCTGTGGTTATGGCGGCATTTGCAGCAGCAGTGAAAATAGATTCCTTTGCCTATATGCCGGTGCAGGATTTCGGAAACGCGTTTTCCACTTTCATAGCCCAGAATTATGGGGCGGGCAGGCATGACCGGGTGGAAAAAGGAATCAAAAGCGCTGTTACAGCTTCCGTCCTGTTTTGCCTGGTGATATCGTTTATTGTATGTGTGTTCGCAAGGGAGCTGATGCTTGTTTTTGTACAGCCCCAGGAGGCTGAGATATTGGCGGTGGGAGTGCAGTATCTTCGGATTGAGGGGACATTTTACTGCGGTATTGGATGTCTGTTCCTGCTGTACGGCCTGTACCGCGCTGTGAGAAAACCGGAGATGTCCGTGGTGCTGACGGTCATTTCATTGGGAACCAGGGTGGTTCTCGCTTATATCCTGTCAGCGATTCCGGGCATTGGTGTTGTGGGAATATGGGTATCAGTGCCTATTGGCTGGTTTTTGGCGGATTGTACCGGGTTTGCGTATTATTGGATGAAGCGCAGGGCCATATTGGGGCAGGGTGGAAATTGA
- a CDS encoding flavodoxin family protein: MNKNVLVISASPRKGGNSDTLCDEFIRGAQESGNHAEKIFLASKNIEYCIGCGVCNTTHKCVQKDDMAEILDKMVEADVIVLATPVYFYTMDAQMKTLIDRTVPRYTEIQNKDFYFIVAAADTERKMMERTIEGFRGFTQDCLTGAREKGIIYGTGAWQAGEIKGTPAVKQAYEMGRNV; encoded by the coding sequence ATGAATAAAAATGTATTAGTTATATCAGCAAGCCCAAGGAAAGGCGGTAATTCCGATACACTCTGCGATGAGTTTATCCGCGGCGCACAGGAATCTGGAAATCATGCGGAAAAGATTTTTCTGGCCAGTAAGAATATCGAATATTGCATAGGATGCGGCGTCTGTAATACCACTCATAAGTGTGTTCAAAAGGATGATATGGCGGAGATACTGGATAAAATGGTGGAGGCGGATGTCATTGTATTGGCCACGCCAGTGTACTTTTATACCATGGATGCACAGATGAAAACATTGATTGACCGCACGGTTCCCAGGTATACAGAAATTCAGAATAAGGATTTTTATTTTATAGTAGCCGCCGCGGATACGGAACGGAAGATGATGGAGCGCACCATTGAAGGATTCCGGGGATTTACGCAGGATTGTCTGACTGGAGCCAGGGAGAAGGGAATTATATATGGAACTGGTGCCTGGCAGGCAGGAGAAATCAAGGGGACACCTGCTGTGAAGCAGGCATATGAAATGGGAAGAAATGTATAG
- a CDS encoding cation:dicarboxylate symporter family transporter, translated as MEFSGDIKIKVGNRIRQLRKELLLSQESLAFKAGLDRTYIASVENGKIGLSTQIFAAMLLGAVLGIVIGEPMTKVGFIGTIWLNCIKMIVVPMVLVTIVTGVVSQKDMKTLGRISFRIMAYYIVTTLVACAIGILVTSIVKPGAIANFTGLASKEVTGSADITVADFFTGMFSSNITQTFADGNILQTVVIAILLGVAILRMKNPEHKEKAIKGMNVLNDMVFSLINMIMLVSPIGVFFLMGDSFGKYGAGIFTSMATLVGTYYLACLVHVVLVYCTVIWVTAGINPLKFLKDSAELWVYTISTCSSVALYGCVILFISQTIGVPVTLGTMVKIILMSAILSTGGGGIPGSGIVKLLVMVTAFGLPTEIVGIIAAFYRLFDMGTTTNNCLGDLAGTVFVSKLEDKAAASTALLKYQ; from the coding sequence ATGGAGTTTTCTGGCGATATAAAAATAAAAGTTGGCAACAGGATACGCCAATTAAGAAAAGAACTATTATTAAGTCAAGAGTCTTTGGCGTTTAAGGCAGGCCTGGACCGCACCTATATTGCATCTGTAGAAAATGGAAAGATAGGTTTATCGACGCAGATATTTGCAGCCATGTTGTTGGGAGCGGTTTTGGGAATCGTTATCGGGGAACCAATGACCAAAGTCGGGTTTATCGGAACTATCTGGCTGAATTGTATTAAAATGATTGTGGTGCCAATGGTACTTGTCACCATTGTGACGGGTGTTGTTTCTCAGAAGGATATGAAGACGCTGGGAAGAATCAGCTTCCGTATTATGGCATATTATATTGTCACCACACTGGTTGCCTGCGCCATCGGCATCCTGGTTACATCCATTGTAAAGCCCGGCGCCATAGCCAATTTTACAGGACTGGCATCTAAGGAGGTAACTGGCAGCGCGGACATCACGGTAGCTGATTTCTTTACAGGAATGTTTTCTTCCAACATTACTCAGACCTTTGCGGACGGCAATATCCTTCAGACCGTAGTCATCGCAATTCTGCTGGGCGTGGCGATTTTAAGGATGAAGAATCCGGAGCACAAGGAGAAGGCAATCAAGGGCATGAACGTGCTCAATGATATGGTATTTTCGCTGATTAACATGATTATGCTGGTATCTCCAATCGGCGTATTCTTCCTGATGGGAGATTCCTTCGGAAAGTACGGAGCCGGCATCTTTACCAGCATGGCAACCCTTGTAGGCACCTATTATCTGGCCTGCCTGGTGCATGTGGTACTGGTTTACTGTACGGTCATCTGGGTGACGGCAGGAATCAATCCGCTCAAGTTTTTGAAGGACAGTGCCGAGCTGTGGGTATACACCATCTCCACCTGCTCCAGTGTGGCACTGTACGGCTGTGTTATCCTGTTTATCAGCCAGACCATCGGCGTTCCTGTCACCCTGGGAACCATGGTGAAAATCATCCTGATGTCGGCCATTCTTTCCACTGGCGGCGGCGGTATCCCCGGAAGCGGTATCGTAAAGCTTCTGGTCATGGTAACTGCATTTGGCCTGCCTACAGAGATTGTGGGAATCATAGCTGCGTTCTACCGCCTGTTTGACATGGGAACCACCACCAACAACTGCCTGGGAGATCTTGCGGGTACGGTGTTTGTGTCCAAGCTGGAGGATAAGGCGGCTGCTAGTACAGCATTGCTTAAATATCAGTGA
- a CDS encoding transposase, giving the protein MCQPFFKNEVDLHPHKIRYWLHSSEKTEAPESFARKVNEICGLYQSAQEQSREGAHIVSTDEMTGVQALEHKYPDKLPLPGQCAKMEFEYIRHGTTSLIGFFDVATGRMEMPYLNSTRTEEDFVEAVKALVGTDPQAPWTFICDGLNTHKSEALVRFVAEACALGVELGKKGKTGILKSMESRADFLHDPSHRIRFVYTPKHSSWMNQIEIWFGIINRKLLKRKSYLSIEELEASILRFIEQYNLTAHPFKWTYAGIPLVI; this is encoded by the coding sequence ATCTGTCAGCCGTTTTTTAAAAATGAGGTAGATTTACATCCCCACAAAATCCGTTACTGGCTTCATTCTTCGGAAAAGACGGAAGCCCCGGAATCTTTTGCGCGGAAAGTAAACGAAATCTGCGGCCTGTACCAGAGTGCCCAGGAACAAAGCCGGGAAGGTGCACACATTGTTTCCACGGATGAAATGACCGGGGTACAAGCGCTGGAACATAAATATCCTGACAAGCTCCCATTACCCGGCCAGTGCGCCAAAATGGAGTTTGAGTATATCCGCCATGGCACGACCAGCCTCATCGGGTTCTTTGATGTTGCAACGGGCCGTATGGAAATGCCGTATTTAAACTCCACACGCACAGAAGAGGATTTTGTGGAAGCCGTGAAAGCATTGGTAGGGACAGACCCGCAAGCCCCATGGACATTTATATGCGATGGCCTAAACACCCATAAATCGGAAGCCCTTGTCCGCTTTGTGGCAGAAGCCTGTGCCCTTGGCGTGGAACTGGGCAAAAAAGGGAAAACAGGGATCCTTAAAAGTATGGAAAGCCGAGCGGATTTCCTGCATGACCCTTCCCACCGGATCCGCTTTGTCTATACTCCGAAACACAGTTCCTGGATGAACCAGATTGAGATATGGTTTGGCATCATTAACCGGAAGCTGCTGAAGCGGAAAAGCTACCTATCAATAGAAGAACTGGAAGCAAGCATCCTGCGCTTTATTGAACAATACAATCTTACAGCACACCCATTTAAGTGGACATATGCCGGGATACCATTAGTAATTTAA
- a CDS encoding helix-turn-helix domain-containing protein, whose translation MRRKTIDTIPVLSDAMKNILSAFSKSRSLPSGLVKRASIVLLASQGELNQNIAPQVGLHYNNVATWRSRFLAALPALRRIEMDDPKKLEDEIRAVLSDKKRPGAPSVFTPDQIMRIIDLACSSPNDFGYEVSQWSLPLLVAEIKKQGIAEQISEKSVSRFLKMR comes from the coding sequence ATGCGAAGGAAAACAATTGATACTATCCCGGTTTTATCTGATGCCATGAAAAACATATTATCTGCTTTTTCAAAAAGCCGCTCCCTTCCGTCAGGACTGGTCAAAAGAGCCAGCATTGTCCTGCTTGCGTCACAGGGGGAACTCAACCAGAATATTGCACCACAGGTCGGGCTTCATTATAATAATGTTGCCACCTGGCGCAGTCGGTTCCTCGCGGCGCTCCCAGCCTTGCGGAGGATTGAAATGGACGACCCGAAAAAGCTTGAAGATGAGATACGGGCAGTCCTGTCCGATAAAAAACGCCCCGGTGCCCCGTCTGTTTTTACGCCGGACCAGATCATGCGGATCATCGACCTTGCCTGCAGCAGCCCAAATGATTTTGGGTACGAAGTAAGCCAGTGGAGTCTCCCGCTGTTAGTGGCAGAAATTAAAAAGCAGGGGATCGCTGAACAGATTTCTGAGAAATCTGTCAGCCGTTTTTTAAAAATGAGGTAG